A single genomic interval of Alistipes provencensis harbors:
- the ald gene encoding alanine dehydrogenase, translated as MIIGIPKEIKNNENRIALTPAGAQELVKRGHKVYVQAAAGVNSGFTDDDYIGVGAEMLPTIEEVYARAEMIIKVKEPIAPEYKLIRRDQLVFTYFHFASSEPLTRAMVDSGAVCCAYETVERADRSLPLLIPMSEVAGRMAAQEGRYFLEKPRGGKGVLLGGVPGVKPAKVFVIGAGVVGTAAARTAAGTGADVTICDISLQRLTYLADVMPKNVKTLMSSEYNIRQELKHADLVIGSVLIPGAKAPKLVTRDMLKDMEPGTVMVDVAIDQGGCFETSRPTTHEDPVYYVDGMLHYCVANIPGAVPRTSTLALTNATLPYAIQLADKGWRRAAKENPELALGLNIVGGRVVCKPVADAWGLPYEPLAL; from the coding sequence ATGATTATCGGTATTCCAAAAGAGATCAAGAACAATGAGAATCGCATTGCTCTTACCCCTGCGGGCGCTCAGGAGCTCGTGAAGCGGGGCCACAAGGTTTATGTGCAGGCTGCGGCCGGTGTAAACAGCGGTTTTACCGATGATGATTATATAGGTGTGGGGGCCGAGATGCTCCCCACGATCGAAGAGGTCTATGCCCGGGCCGAAATGATTATCAAGGTCAAGGAGCCCATCGCCCCCGAGTACAAGCTCATCCGCCGCGACCAGTTGGTCTTCACCTATTTCCATTTTGCCAGCAGCGAACCCCTCACGCGGGCGATGGTCGACAGCGGGGCGGTCTGCTGCGCCTATGAGACCGTCGAACGCGCCGACCGTTCGCTGCCGCTGCTGATCCCGATGTCGGAGGTCGCGGGCCGCATGGCGGCGCAGGAGGGGCGTTATTTCCTCGAAAAACCCCGCGGCGGCAAAGGCGTCCTGCTGGGCGGTGTCCCGGGTGTGAAACCCGCCAAGGTCTTCGTGATCGGTGCCGGGGTGGTCGGTACGGCCGCTGCGCGCACGGCCGCCGGAACGGGCGCCGACGTCACGATCTGCGATATCTCGCTGCAACGGCTGACCTATCTGGCCGACGTGATGCCCAAGAACGTCAAGACGCTGATGTCCTCCGAATACAACATCCGTCAGGAGCTCAAGCACGCCGATCTGGTGATCGGCTCGGTGCTGATTCCGGGCGCCAAAGCCCCGAAACTCGTCACGCGCGACATGCTGAAAGATATGGAGCCCGGTACGGTGATGGTCGACGTGGCCATCGATCAGGGCGGCTGTTTCGAAACCTCGCGCCCCACCACGCACGAAGACCCCGTCTACTATGTCGACGGGATGCTCCACTACTGCGTGGCCAATATTCCGGGCGCCGTGCCCCGCACTTCGACCCTCGCGCTCACCAACGCCACGCTTCCTTATGCCATTCAACTGGCCGACAAAGGCTGGCGCCGCGCCGCGAAGGAGAATCCCGAGCTGGCACTGGGCCTGAACATCGTCGGCGGCCGGGTGGTCTGCAAACCCGTGGCCGACGCTTGGGGGCTGCCTTACGAGCCGCTGGCGTTGTAA
- a CDS encoding TonB-dependent receptor domain-containing protein, protein MLKSRCCLLFLLLPSLQAAAQSPDDEYYPYAEREERREVLTTDSAIFYRAVQGVSDLYGDHTDFNLPQVAHKRRGLDYRAARTSLSGVDLPYRYLSLLRLLGAGEERYAGLAPVPGEWGPAGGVRLFRFPEGESLQPYLASVRFTDRNYLFGAKVAAAKTLGDGWSLSAAADARTGRDMHVEGVFTNALTAGLRLAKRFGEGHELALLCIVPPSTRGTRLSSSEEAFSLTGDRLYNPAWGFQDGRVRNSRVRRETIPLAVVTYEVPLSPATSLTAAFGAEAGVSKYSMLDWYDARTPMPDNYRYLPSYAGDRETELAWRSNDTHYTQVDWDELIRRNRMAAGHAVYALEDRAERLCNLSANALLTTDVDGRLTLRYGVALRRENTRSYRQMRDLLGAEYITDIDRFLVDDDTYSNLLQNDLRHPDRTIRAGDRFGYDYTLTARTALIHAQADYRADRFRADLSAELGSGAVSRRGHYEKELFPGAQSYGRSRVMRFTPYAFRALAGWAFTPRCYLEAAVQADARMPEAENLFYQPLYNNRTVDNPVPERTYAAELGWRFTGPVLDLQATVFAVLTLDGTETRRYYDDMASVYCDMAVTGIGRLSYGIEAAADIRLSYRWRLSLAASAGRYKYARDPVVTVLSDVDNSAVDLRAVSRMGGCETGGAPQLTATAELAWFGSRGWGCRASAGYAGRRYVEPMALRRTDRIAGQGGITREAFEAFTRQERLADAFTLDASLFKSFYFDRSRLTAALMLRNLLGDADTPYGGYESLRVRRIRPGDDTLYTPHATRCTYAWPRSFYLTISYRF, encoded by the coding sequence ATGCTGAAAAGTCGCTGCTGCCTGCTGTTTCTTCTGCTGCCGAGCCTGCAGGCTGCGGCTCAGTCTCCCGACGACGAATACTATCCCTATGCCGAACGTGAGGAGCGGCGCGAAGTGCTCACGACCGATTCCGCGATCTTCTACCGCGCCGTGCAGGGCGTTTCGGACCTCTACGGCGACCATACCGATTTCAATCTGCCGCAGGTGGCCCACAAGCGTCGCGGGCTGGACTACCGCGCCGCGCGCACGTCGCTCTCGGGCGTGGACCTGCCGTACCGTTATCTTTCGCTCCTGCGTCTGCTGGGGGCCGGGGAGGAGCGCTACGCAGGACTTGCTCCGGTGCCCGGGGAGTGGGGCCCTGCGGGCGGTGTGAGGCTGTTCCGGTTTCCGGAAGGGGAGTCGTTGCAACCTTACCTCGCCTCGGTGCGCTTCACCGACCGCAACTACCTTTTCGGGGCCAAAGTAGCCGCCGCGAAGACTCTCGGCGACGGATGGAGCCTTTCGGCCGCTGCCGATGCCCGCACGGGCCGCGACATGCACGTCGAAGGGGTCTTCACCAACGCCCTGACCGCCGGGCTGCGCCTTGCCAAACGTTTTGGCGAAGGGCATGAACTCGCCCTGCTCTGTATCGTGCCGCCCTCGACGCGGGGCACGCGCCTCTCCTCCTCCGAGGAAGCCTTTTCGCTGACGGGCGACCGCCTCTACAACCCGGCGTGGGGTTTTCAGGACGGCCGGGTCCGCAACTCCCGGGTGCGGCGCGAGACGATCCCGCTGGCCGTTGTCACTTATGAGGTTCCGCTGTCGCCCGCGACCTCGCTCACGGCGGCGTTCGGCGCCGAAGCGGGCGTTTCGAAATACAGCATGCTCGACTGGTACGACGCCCGGACGCCGATGCCCGACAACTACCGCTACCTGCCCAGCTATGCCGGGGACCGGGAGACCGAGCTGGCGTGGCGTTCGAACGACACGCACTATACGCAGGTCGACTGGGACGAGCTGATCCGCCGCAACCGCATGGCCGCCGGACACGCGGTCTATGCGCTGGAGGACCGTGCCGAGCGGCTTTGCAATCTCTCGGCGAACGCCCTCCTGACCACCGATGTCGACGGCCGGCTGACGCTCCGTTACGGCGTTGCCCTCCGCCGCGAAAATACGCGCTCCTACCGGCAGATGCGCGATCTGCTGGGTGCGGAGTACATCACCGACATCGACCGTTTCCTCGTCGATGACGACACCTACAGCAACCTGCTGCAAAACGATCTGCGGCATCCCGACCGCACGATCCGCGCGGGCGACCGCTTCGGCTACGACTATACGCTCACCGCCCGCACGGCCCTGATCCACGCACAGGCCGACTACCGCGCCGACCGTTTCCGGGCGGATCTCTCCGCCGAATTGGGCAGCGGGGCGGTCAGCCGCCGGGGCCACTACGAGAAGGAGCTCTTTCCCGGAGCGCAGTCCTACGGCCGTTCGCGGGTGATGCGCTTCACGCCCTATGCCTTCCGGGCCCTTGCCGGCTGGGCTTTCACGCCGCGCTGCTACCTCGAAGCCGCCGTGCAGGCCGACGCCCGGATGCCCGAAGCGGAGAACCTCTTTTACCAACCTCTCTATAACAACCGCACGGTCGACAATCCCGTGCCCGAACGTACCTATGCCGCCGAACTCGGCTGGCGCTTCACGGGACCCGTTCTGGACTTGCAGGCGACGGTTTTCGCGGTGCTGACGCTCGACGGCACCGAGACGCGCCGCTATTACGACGACATGGCCTCGGTCTACTGCGACATGGCCGTCACGGGGATCGGACGCCTCTCCTACGGCATCGAGGCCGCCGCCGATATCCGCTTGTCCTACCGCTGGCGGTTGTCGCTGGCAGCCTCGGCAGGGCGTTACAAATACGCCCGCGACCCGGTCGTCACGGTGCTCTCCGACGTGGATAATTCGGCAGTCGACCTGCGCGCCGTCAGCCGCATGGGAGGTTGTGAGACGGGCGGGGCCCCGCAACTGACCGCCACGGCCGAACTGGCATGGTTCGGGTCGAGAGGGTGGGGCTGCCGCGCTTCGGCGGGATATGCCGGGCGGCGCTATGTCGAGCCGATGGCCCTGCGCCGCACCGACCGCATCGCCGGGCAGGGCGGCATCACGCGCGAGGCTTTCGAGGCCTTCACCCGGCAGGAGCGGCTGGCGGATGCCTTCACGCTCGATGCTTCGCTGTTCAAATCCTTTTATTTCGACCGTTCGCGGCTGACCGCGGCGTTGATGCTCCGCAACCTGCTGGGTGACGCCGATACGCCTTACGGCGGTTACGAATCGTTACGCGTGCGCCGCATCCGGCCGGGCGACGATACCCTCTACACGCCCCACGCCACGCGCTGCACCTATGCGTGGCCCCGTTCGTTCTATCTTACAATCTCTTACCGATTCTGA
- a CDS encoding fibrobacter succinogenes major paralogous domain-containing protein — protein sequence MTVSSKLIDGFTEITTPANCYIAAPGALVKFPANIGNTTEKAAFKTAELLWQDAAGLVEQLIAAPEENCVYAILKSGVSGNAVVAVKNADGAVVWSYHLWVADFDPDASVMTWTDADGGVTYKMMDRYVGAVSNQPGSDLSNGLFYQWGRKDPFGTSNYEGKLKAMYNMAGEEVTRTVEACAAEDNIPNSIANPLTHYSGVSGGNYSWLTTVKANIATDAMKDLWGAESGTQTKYDPCPAGWRVAPQAAWKFYNDADVTKEIVFAAGVESPANKDQLGRNVSTDGTTKFYFPSQGEIAHGGGYSNGIGTNWPSGKAWSSTVDAAYFRSFGTTVSPTSVSYTGGFSQGYELPVRCVKL from the coding sequence GTGACCGTATCCTCGAAACTCATCGACGGATTCACCGAGATCACCACCCCCGCCAACTGCTATATAGCAGCTCCCGGAGCCCTTGTGAAATTCCCCGCAAATATCGGCAACACGACCGAAAAAGCCGCTTTCAAGACGGCTGAACTCCTGTGGCAGGACGCCGCAGGACTGGTCGAACAACTCATAGCCGCCCCTGAAGAGAACTGCGTGTATGCAATTCTCAAATCAGGTGTGAGCGGTAACGCCGTCGTCGCCGTCAAGAACGCCGACGGAGCCGTCGTGTGGAGCTACCACCTCTGGGTGGCCGATTTCGATCCCGATGCCAGCGTCATGACTTGGACCGATGCCGATGGCGGCGTCACCTATAAGATGATGGACCGCTATGTGGGTGCCGTCAGCAACCAGCCGGGCAGCGATCTTTCCAACGGTCTGTTCTACCAGTGGGGCCGCAAGGACCCGTTCGGCACCTCGAACTACGAGGGCAAGCTGAAAGCCATGTACAATATGGCCGGCGAAGAGGTGACGCGCACGGTCGAGGCTTGCGCCGCCGAGGATAACATTCCCAATTCGATCGCCAATCCGCTGACCCATTATTCGGGTGTGAGCGGCGGCAATTACAGTTGGCTCACGACCGTCAAGGCCAATATCGCCACCGACGCCATGAAGGACCTCTGGGGTGCCGAGTCGGGCACGCAGACCAAGTACGACCCGTGTCCGGCAGGCTGGCGCGTCGCTCCGCAGGCCGCTTGGAAATTCTATAACGATGCCGATGTGACCAAAGAGATCGTCTTTGCCGCCGGTGTCGAGTCGCCTGCGAACAAGGATCAGTTGGGACGCAATGTCTCGACCGACGGCACCACGAAATTCTATTTCCCCTCGCAGGGCGAGATCGCCCACGGCGGCGGCTACTCGAACGGTATCGGTACGAACTGGCCCAGCGGCAAAGCATGGTCGTCGACGGTGGATGCGGCCTATTTCCGTTCGTTCGGAACGACGGTTTCGCCGACCTCGGTCAGCTACACGGGCGGATTCTCCCAAGGATACGAACTTCCCGTGCGCTGCGTGAAACTCTGA
- a CDS encoding TonB-dependent receptor, with translation MLASETEGGGISKTTPLAYAVVSLPEIGVATTTDVKGRFEIQLSNPGKYKVEISSLGYEPLSQTIQLPARDSLKFILKATSFYLENVVVSAESKKTGAATASKISKSAMEHIQATSLADIMSLLPGADTRTSEEIALKKVGTFSIRNGQSFGTAIIMDGAPVSNNANMQTLSLSLGANAGPSISTPNSGVDMRTITTSNIESVEVIRGIASAQYGDIASGAVIVNSKAGRAPLSIQLDINPNVYMASASHGVGLGDRAGVLNYGVDYTFAQNDPTEGYDTYNRVTGRVSYSNTVGKWSTNTSMNFFYTKDKAEPNPDDKRDLDVMTQRDLGLRFNTNGSFNFNRNWFKNLRYTVSANYTDKKTYRSEFATNSDWTYSTSKTDGAILSSIPGRDIFLSDGTKITNIPDADKNGKAWRLPSDYTAEYDIYGKELNTFVQLAANFAGDLGRTHHRLIVGGEYRATGNLGEGKVFDPENPPRRVVNTNFTTQRERAFSDVPFMHQFSLYAEEHFSTDILHRRLEIVAGVRYDHVYDMDGGVAPRVNASYDLIPEKLSIRGGYGITYKAPSLGYLHPDNAYFDILNFDNTTASGFSDAQKFQIATTHVYSAENPNLKLAKTTKWEVGADFKIGQVRGSVTYFEDKTHNGYMTSPTFDTFKCVDYNQYSAAKPANETDMPELSLKSSDKILLQYSTPTNYFAYESRGVEFDIDFGRINSIRTSFGLNGSWTQYKSWKNYYTFDNHTTGNTVAGSYPHMGVFEPGNKTEHAEATTTNLRITHNIPRIGFVVTLTASVKWQEHSYTTYGNDSIPVKYISRLDGRVYDFDASRIGEEEFQAVDMRSRLDNRRLIREGSMPPMLCININLTKEIRNFMRISFFANNMFRSTPIWESKVYPGKYTRRNEKTFFFGAALSVKIR, from the coding sequence GTGCTGGCCTCGGAAACCGAGGGGGGGGGAATTTCCAAAACCACCCCGCTGGCCTATGCCGTTGTCTCCCTGCCTGAGATCGGTGTAGCGACAACCACCGACGTCAAAGGTCGGTTCGAAATCCAATTATCAAACCCGGGAAAATACAAGGTCGAAATCAGTTCCTTGGGCTATGAGCCCCTCTCGCAAACGATCCAGCTTCCCGCCCGGGACTCCCTCAAATTCATTCTGAAGGCCACGTCGTTCTATCTGGAGAATGTCGTGGTGTCGGCCGAGTCGAAAAAGACCGGTGCGGCAACCGCATCGAAGATCTCCAAATCGGCCATGGAGCACATTCAGGCCACCTCGCTGGCCGACATCATGTCGCTGCTCCCGGGTGCCGATACGCGCACCTCCGAAGAGATAGCGCTCAAGAAAGTCGGCACGTTCTCCATCCGCAACGGCCAGAGTTTCGGTACGGCCATCATCATGGACGGCGCCCCCGTTTCGAACAACGCCAACATGCAAACCCTGTCGTTGTCGTTGGGCGCCAATGCCGGACCCAGCATCTCCACTCCCAATTCGGGCGTCGACATGCGAACCATCACCACCAGCAACATCGAATCGGTGGAGGTGATCCGGGGTATCGCATCGGCCCAATACGGCGACATCGCATCGGGCGCCGTCATCGTCAACAGCAAGGCCGGACGCGCTCCGCTGTCGATCCAGTTGGACATCAATCCCAATGTCTACATGGCCTCCGCATCGCACGGCGTAGGTCTCGGCGACAGGGCCGGCGTACTCAACTACGGCGTCGACTATACCTTTGCCCAGAACGACCCTACCGAAGGATACGACACCTATAATCGGGTAACGGGACGTGTCAGCTACTCGAACACCGTGGGAAAATGGTCGACCAACACCTCGATGAACTTTTTCTACACCAAGGACAAGGCCGAGCCCAACCCCGACGACAAACGCGATCTGGACGTAATGACCCAGCGCGATTTGGGACTGCGTTTCAACACCAACGGCTCGTTCAACTTCAACAGGAACTGGTTCAAGAACCTCCGGTACACCGTCTCGGCGAACTATACGGACAAAAAGACCTACCGGTCGGAATTCGCCACCAACTCCGACTGGACCTACTCCACCTCGAAAACCGACGGGGCCATTCTTTCGAGCATTCCCGGGCGGGACATTTTCCTGTCCGACGGTACGAAAATCACGAACATCCCCGATGCGGACAAGAACGGCAAGGCGTGGCGTCTGCCCTCGGACTACACGGCGGAATACGATATCTACGGCAAGGAGCTGAACACCTTCGTACAACTGGCGGCCAACTTCGCCGGCGACTTGGGACGCACGCACCACCGGCTGATCGTCGGCGGCGAGTACCGCGCTACGGGCAATCTGGGCGAAGGCAAGGTATTCGACCCGGAAAATCCGCCGCGTCGGGTGGTCAACACCAACTTCACCACCCAGCGTGAACGTGCCTTCAGCGACGTGCCGTTCATGCACCAGTTCAGCCTCTACGCCGAGGAGCATTTTTCGACGGACATCCTGCACCGCAGGCTGGAAATCGTCGCCGGCGTCCGCTATGACCACGTTTACGACATGGACGGAGGCGTTGCGCCCCGCGTCAACGCCTCGTATGACCTGATTCCCGAAAAACTGAGCATCCGCGGCGGTTACGGCATCACATACAAAGCCCCCTCGCTGGGTTATCTCCACCCCGACAATGCCTATTTCGACATTCTGAACTTCGACAACACGACGGCAAGCGGTTTCAGCGACGCCCAGAAGTTCCAGATCGCCACGACGCACGTCTATTCGGCGGAGAATCCGAACCTCAAACTGGCCAAAACCACCAAATGGGAGGTCGGCGCCGACTTCAAGATCGGACAGGTGCGCGGTTCGGTCACCTATTTCGAGGACAAGACCCACAACGGCTATATGACCAGCCCGACGTTCGACACGTTCAAGTGCGTGGACTACAACCAGTATTCGGCGGCCAAACCGGCCAATGAAACGGATATGCCCGAACTTTCGCTCAAGTCGTCGGACAAGATCCTGCTCCAGTATTCGACTCCGACCAACTACTTCGCCTACGAAAGCCGGGGCGTCGAGTTCGACATCGACTTCGGACGCATCAACTCCATCCGCACCTCGTTCGGCCTGAACGGAAGCTGGACGCAGTACAAGTCGTGGAAGAACTACTACACGTTCGACAACCATACGACAGGCAATACCGTAGCGGGCTCCTATCCCCACATGGGCGTTTTCGAACCGGGCAACAAGACGGAGCACGCGGAGGCGACCACCACCAACCTGCGCATCACGCACAACATTCCGCGCATCGGCTTCGTCGTGACCCTGACAGCCAGCGTCAAGTGGCAGGAACATTCGTACACCACCTACGGCAACGACTCAATCCCCGTGAAGTACATCTCGCGTCTGGACGGCCGGGTATACGATTTCGACGCTTCGCGCATCGGGGAGGAGGAGTTCCAAGCCGTAGACATGCGCTCACGCCTCGACAACCGCCGGTTGATCCGCGAAGGTTCGATGCCCCCGATGCTCTGCATCAACATCAATCTGACCAAGGAAATCCGCAACTTCATGCGCATTTCGTTCTTCGCCAACAACATGTTCCGCAGCACGCCGATCTGGGAAAGCAAGGTCTATCCGGGCAAGTACACCCGGCGCAACGAAAAGACCTTCTTCTTCGGGGCCGCGCTGTCTGTCAAGATTCGATAA